One window of Opisthocomus hoazin isolate bOpiHoa1 chromosome 15, bOpiHoa1.hap1, whole genome shotgun sequence genomic DNA carries:
- the SRL gene encoding sarcalumenin isoform X4, giving the protein MKGLNLFCCCVASLLLLGTAEEVEDASEPTKRDRSHLESTLKLNEDKPADDFSGVLQRLRKIYHSSIKPLEQSYRYNELRQHEITAYPGRTLGSSATDGEITSKPMVLFLGPWSVGKSSMINYLLGLDDTPYQLYTGAEPTTSEFTVIMHGPKLKTIEGIVMAADSARSFSPLEKFGQNFLEKLIGIEVPHKLLERVTFVDTPGIIENRKQQERGYPFNDVCQWFIDRADLIFVVFDPTKLDVGLELEMLFRQLKGRESQIRIILNKADSLATQELMRVYGALFWSLAPLINVTEPPRVYVSSFWPQEYHPDTHKDLFLKEEISLLEDLNQVIENRMENKIAFIRQHAIRVRIHALLVDRYLQTYKDKMTFFSDGELVFRDIVEDPDKFFIFKSILAKTNVSKFDLPNREAYKDFFGINPITSFKLLSQQCSYMGGCFLDKIEKAITRELPDLLGSIGLGKKPNVLSCDITGCGETPKNRYRKP; this is encoded by the exons aagaGGTTGAAGATGCCAGCGAGCCGACCAAGCGCGACCGGTCCCACTTGGAGAGCACCCTCAAGCTGAACGAGGACAAACCTGCCGATGATTTCTCAG GAGTACTGCAGCGGCTGAGGAAGATCTACCACTCCTCCATCAAGCCCCTGGAGCAGTCCTACAGATACAATGAGCTGAGGCAGCATGAGATCACAG CTTATCCCGGACGCACCCTGGGCTCCTCTGCCACAG ATGGGGAGATCACTTCCAAACCAATGGTGCTATTCCTGGGACCATGGAGCGTCGGCAAATCCTCCATGATAAACTACCTCCTTGGGCTGGATGACACTCCCTACCAGCTCTACACAG GGGCAGAACCCACCACCTCCGAATTCACTGTCATCATGCACGGCCCCAAGCTGAAGACCATCGAGGGCATCGTGATGGCTGCTGACAGCGCCCGCTCCTTCTCGCCCCTGGAGAAGTTTGGGCAGAACTTCCTGGAGAAGCTGATAGGGATCGAGGTGCCCCACAAACTGCTGGAGCGAGTCACCTTCGTGGACACACCGGGCATCATTGAAAACCGCAAGCAGCAAGAACGAG GTTACCCGTTCAATGATGTGTGCCAGTGGTTCATTGACAGAGCTGACCTCATCTTCGTTGTTTTTGATCCTACGAAGCTGGACGTGGGCTTGGAGCTGGAGATGCTGTTTCGCCAGCTGAAGGGCCGCGAGTCTCAGATCCGAATCATTTTGAACAAAGCCGACAGCCTGGCTACCCAGGAGCTCATGAGAGTCTATGGTGCCTTATTCTGGAGCCTGGCTCCTCTCATCAACGTCACAGAGCCACCCAGGGTGTATGTTAGCTCCTTCTGGCCCCAGGAGTACCATCCAGATACCCACAAAGACCTGTTCCTCAAAGAAGAGATATCGCTCCTAGAAGATCTCAACCAGGTGATTGAGAACAGGATGGAAAATAAGATTGCCTTCATACGCCAGCATGCCATCCGGGTGCGCATCCACGCCCTTTTGGTCGATCGCTATCTACAGACCTACAAAGACAAAATGACCTTCTTTAGCGATGGAGAACTGGTGTTCAGGGACATTGTGGAAGATCCTGACAAGTTCTTTATCTTTAAGTCCATTCTGGCAAAGACCAATGTCAGCAAATTTGACCTCCCCAACCGCGAGGCTTACAAGGACTTCTTTGGCATCAACCCCATCACCAGTTTTAAGCTGCTGTCTCAGCAGTGTTCCTACATGGGAGGGTGTTTCCTAGACAAGATTGAGAAGGCCATCACTCGCGAGCTTCCCGATCTCTTGGGAAGCATTGGCTTGGGGAAGAAGCCCAATGTTCTCTCCTGCGACATCACTGGCTGTGGCGAAACCCCAAAGAATCGCTACAGGAAACCCTAA
- the SRL gene encoding sarcalumenin isoform X5, translating into MKGLNLFCCCVASLLLLGTAEVEDASEPTKRDRSHLESTLKLNEDKPADDFSGVLQRLRKIYHSSIKPLEQSYRYNELRQHEITAYPGRTLGSSATDGEITSKPMVLFLGPWSVGKSSMINYLLGLDDTPYQLYTGAEPTTSEFTVIMHGPKLKTIEGIVMAADSARSFSPLEKFGQNFLEKLIGIEVPHKLLERVTFVDTPGIIENRKQQERGYPFNDVCQWFIDRADLIFVVFDPTKLDVGLELEMLFRQLKGRESQIRIILNKADSLATQELMRVYGALFWSLAPLINVTEPPRVYVSSFWPQEYHPDTHKDLFLKEEISLLEDLNQVIENRMENKIAFIRQHAIRVRIHALLVDRYLQTYKDKMTFFSDGELVFRDIVEDPDKFFIFKSILAKTNVSKFDLPNREAYKDFFGINPITSFKLLSQQCSYMGGCFLDKIEKAITRELPDLLGSIGLGKKPNVLSCDITGCGETPKNRYRKP; encoded by the exons aGGTTGAAGATGCCAGCGAGCCGACCAAGCGCGACCGGTCCCACTTGGAGAGCACCCTCAAGCTGAACGAGGACAAACCTGCCGATGATTTCTCAG GAGTACTGCAGCGGCTGAGGAAGATCTACCACTCCTCCATCAAGCCCCTGGAGCAGTCCTACAGATACAATGAGCTGAGGCAGCATGAGATCACAG CTTATCCCGGACGCACCCTGGGCTCCTCTGCCACAG ATGGGGAGATCACTTCCAAACCAATGGTGCTATTCCTGGGACCATGGAGCGTCGGCAAATCCTCCATGATAAACTACCTCCTTGGGCTGGATGACACTCCCTACCAGCTCTACACAG GGGCAGAACCCACCACCTCCGAATTCACTGTCATCATGCACGGCCCCAAGCTGAAGACCATCGAGGGCATCGTGATGGCTGCTGACAGCGCCCGCTCCTTCTCGCCCCTGGAGAAGTTTGGGCAGAACTTCCTGGAGAAGCTGATAGGGATCGAGGTGCCCCACAAACTGCTGGAGCGAGTCACCTTCGTGGACACACCGGGCATCATTGAAAACCGCAAGCAGCAAGAACGAG GTTACCCGTTCAATGATGTGTGCCAGTGGTTCATTGACAGAGCTGACCTCATCTTCGTTGTTTTTGATCCTACGAAGCTGGACGTGGGCTTGGAGCTGGAGATGCTGTTTCGCCAGCTGAAGGGCCGCGAGTCTCAGATCCGAATCATTTTGAACAAAGCCGACAGCCTGGCTACCCAGGAGCTCATGAGAGTCTATGGTGCCTTATTCTGGAGCCTGGCTCCTCTCATCAACGTCACAGAGCCACCCAGGGTGTATGTTAGCTCCTTCTGGCCCCAGGAGTACCATCCAGATACCCACAAAGACCTGTTCCTCAAAGAAGAGATATCGCTCCTAGAAGATCTCAACCAGGTGATTGAGAACAGGATGGAAAATAAGATTGCCTTCATACGCCAGCATGCCATCCGGGTGCGCATCCACGCCCTTTTGGTCGATCGCTATCTACAGACCTACAAAGACAAAATGACCTTCTTTAGCGATGGAGAACTGGTGTTCAGGGACATTGTGGAAGATCCTGACAAGTTCTTTATCTTTAAGTCCATTCTGGCAAAGACCAATGTCAGCAAATTTGACCTCCCCAACCGCGAGGCTTACAAGGACTTCTTTGGCATCAACCCCATCACCAGTTTTAAGCTGCTGTCTCAGCAGTGTTCCTACATGGGAGGGTGTTTCCTAGACAAGATTGAGAAGGCCATCACTCGCGAGCTTCCCGATCTCTTGGGAAGCATTGGCTTGGGGAAGAAGCCCAATGTTCTCTCCTGCGACATCACTGGCTGTGGCGAAACCCCAAAGAATCGCTACAGGAAACCCTAA